In the genome of Mycobacterium sp. 3519A, the window CGGTCATCCCGGTGGTGTCCCAGTTGAACGACGGCGACAGGTTGTAGGCCAGCATCTGGTCCGGGTACACCGCGTGAATCGCGTCGGCGAACTCGCGCGCATCGGCCAGATCGGCAGTCTTGGTCTCCATCCACAGGATGTCCGCGAACGGCGCGGCCGCCAGCGATTTGGCGATCGCGTACGGGATGCCCCCGCGCACCTGGTAGTAGCCTTCCGGCGTCTTCGCGAGTTCGCAGTCCCAGCCGACTGCGGCGCCGAGTTCCCGCGCCTTCTCGCGGGCGGTGTACAACGGTGCGCGCTTGGCGAATTCGCGCCACTCGGCGACGGTCATGTCGGGTGGCTCGCCCTCGCTCTCGCGGAACTCGAGCAAGTCCGCGACCGCTTCGCCGTAGGTCATCAGGCCGGCGTCGACCTGCCACGCATCCACGAACTCCGATTCGACCTTGTCGAAGATCGCGTCGATCGAATGATCCGCGCCGTCCTGGTACGCGGCCGCGGCCTCGGCGACCGACGCCGCGATGCCGTGCCGTTCCAGCCAGGCGTCGGCGGCGGCGTATTCGCCGTCGGGCAGCGCGTAGAGCAGATGACCGTTGAGTTCTGTGAGGCCGGAGTCGTAGAAGCGTCGCATCATCGCCAGGTAGCAGGCCTTGTAGGACGGGATCTTCAGGTTGGTGACGCCGAGCAGGAAAGGCTGATCGCGTTCGTCGGCGCGACTGTCGATCAGGTTGGCAGCCTCGGCGTCGGTGCGGGCGACGATGATGCCCGGCACACGCATCACATCCAACTGGAACCGCGCGGTGTTGAGTCGCTTGATCTGTTCGTCCGACGGAACCAGCACCTTGCCGCCCTGATGGCCACACTTCTTCGTGCCCGGCCGCTGATCCTCGATGTGGTAGCCCGGCACACCGGCCTCCACGAAGCGACGAATCAAGTTGCGCACGTGCGGATCTCCACCATGGCCGGTATCGGCGTCGGCGATGATGAACGGTCGGAAGTCGGTGGCGGGCGTCGCGGCGCGCTGTTCCTCGGTCATCTGCACGCGCAGATACTGCTGGTTACGGTCCGCTGTGAGCAGCGCCCGCACCAGGCCCGCGGCCTCTTCAGGCACTTGGCTGAGCGGATAGCTGGCCAGGTCGGGCCCGGGGTCCTCGGTGGTGGAGCCCTTCGCCGACGTCGCCCAGCCGCCGAGGTAGATGCCCTCGATCCCCATCCGCTTCATCGCGACGGCCTGCCCGGGGGAGTACGGGCCGAATGTGGTGATGCTCTTCTTCTGGGCGAACAACTCGCGCAGCCGCGGATAGAACGCCTCGGCCGCCTCGCGGGCGACGGTGTAGTCGGTGGCGATGGTGCCGCGCTGCTCGACCACCTGCCGCGCCGAATAGAGGCGGATGATCCCGTCGAAGCGCGGACTGTCGAAGTACTGCTGGGCGGCGGCGACTTCCCGGTCGAACGGAGTCTGGGGCGCCGCATCCGTTTCGATGATAGCCATGGGTCAATGCTCCTCTTTGAGCCAGCTTCCAACGACAACCCCGACCATACGGCGCGACTTTCGCTGGTGGTGGCGTAATCAGCAACCGCTGACATCCGGCAAGATGTCAGGCATGTCCGGTCCTGCGCTACGAGGCTGCTGATGCAGCGCGTGCTCTCGCTGCGCATCATCGTCATCGTCGCGGCACTTTCCGTGGTTGCCCTGGTCATCACGTTGGGCGCCTGGGTCTGGTTCGGGGTGACCAACGATCAGTACAGCCAGCTCGACCGCCGACTGGATTCCGTGAGCAGCCTCGGAGACATCAACACGCTGCTGAGAAGCGTCCAAAACAACACCGACGAGCAGCCTCAGGCGAACGGTGGTCTGGTGCGCACCGTCCGCATCGGCCGCGGCACCGTCTCGGTGCCCCGCGACATCGTCTTGCCGCAGTTCGAGAACGGCTACGCCAACACCACGATCAACGGTGTCGAGTACCGGGTCCGGACCTTCTCCGCGGGAATGGCTTCGGTCGCCGTCGGGGCGCCGACGTCGGAGACCGAGCACCGCATCGACGAACTCCACCGCCGCGTGCTGCTGATCTGCGGCGGGGTGATCATCGGCACCGTCCTGGTCGGCTGGGTGATGTGGCTGATCATGATCAACCCGTTCCGGGTGCTGGCGCAGCAGGCCCGCGCGATCAACGCGCAGTCCAAACCGGAAGAGGTGCAGGTGCGCGGCGTGCAGGAGGCCGTCGAGATCGCCGAGGCGGTCGAGGGCATGCTCGCCCGCATCGGTGACGAACAACGTCGCACCAGGGCGGCGCTGGAATCCGCCCGCGATTTCGCGGCGGTCGCCTCCCACGAACTGCGTACCCCGCTGACTGCGATGCGGACCAACCTCGAGGTGCTGTCCACGCTCGACCTGCGCGACGAGCAGCGCAAGGAAGTGGTCGGCGACATCATCAGAACGCAGAGCCGGATCGAGGCGACGCTGACCGCGCTGGAGAGGCTGGCCCAAGGCGAACTGACCACCGTCGACGACTTCGTCCCGGTCGACATCACCGAACTGCTGGACCGCGCGGCGCACGACGCGATGCGCAACTACCCGAATCTTCATGTGTCACTGGCGAGTTCGACCACAGTGTTGATGGTGGGGCTGCCCGCGGGCCTGCGGTTGGTGATCGACAACGCGATCACCAACGCGATCAAACACGGCGGTGCCACCGAAATCCGGCTCAGCGCAGAGAGTTCCAGCGACGGCGTCGAGATCATCGTCGACGACAACGGCGAGGGTGTGCCGGAGGAGGAGCGCGCCACCGTGTTCGAGCGATTCTCGCGGGGCTCGACAGCGGCGCGCTCCGGGTCGGGCCTCGGCTTGGCTCTGGTGGCTCAACAAGCCGAGTTGCACGGCGGCACCGCCGCGCTGGAGGCGAGCCCGCTGGGCGGCGCGCGACTGGTGTTGCGGCTGCCAGGACCGAAGTAGGCGCGTCAGGCCTGTTGCGTGAGTGCGTCCAGGTCGCGCTCGGCATACAAGCGGTGCAGCCACTCTTCGTTCAACACGATCAGCAGGCATTGCCGCAGTGGGAAATCGGTCAATCTGGGCCAGCCCGGCTCGGCGCGGGTCACCGCGGCGGCAAGGGCGGCGTCGGTCAAGGACTCCAGGAAACTCCGGACCATTGCCTGGCGCTCACGCCGGACGGTGAGCACCTCGTCGAGCGACGGTTGCGCGTCGCGGTCCCAGGGGATGCCGTCCCACCCCGGCGCCTCATCCCATGGCAGGTCCAACGGATGCCACGGCGACGGATCGCCCAGCGCCATCCGGCCCACCCACGCCGCAGTCGCGAAGTTCAGGTGGCGAAGGGTCTGGATGAACGACCACTCGTCGTCGACGCTTTGGTGCAGTGCCGCTTCAGTCAACGTCATCGCCCGTGCCACCGTGGCTTTCCACAGCTGCTCGAGGATCGCCCACGCGTCGCGGAAACCGTCGCTGTCCTCGGGCCGCATCATGGCCCGCTGGGGCATGCGGCGGTCCAGTTCGGCCTCCACGAGAGGTGCGATGTCGACCCCGTTCACAACGACGTTGCGCACCTCGCCGCTGATCTCGACGTCGACGAGTTCGACCCCGCGCATCCGACTGCCGGTGAACTCGACACCGCGAAACTGGGCGCCGCTGAGGTCGACTCGTTCGAACCGGGCTCCGGACAGATCCCGATCGCGAAACGACCTCGTCGACGGCACGGAAGCCACGCTAGTGGGTTCTCGGGCGTCGGTCACAGATCTTCACCGGCATGGTCACGGTACGACAAAGAATCCTGCGTTGACCTGGGTAAAAGCTAGTTCAGCGGCTTCGCTGTGTTGCTGAAGTGAATATAGTGACTGGTGTTAATTAGCTCGGCAACGCGGTCAAGGGTGCCCGGAAACCGCATCGAAACAGGTGTGGCGACCCCGCCACGAGAACAAAGGAAGCACGAATGAAACGCATCTGCGCCGTGATGCTCGGGTTGGCTCTGCTGATCGCGACACCAGGTATCGCGACCGCCGACGCTACCCGCCAACAGGCGATCAACATTGTGATCCAACGGGCACTGTCACAGCGCGGCGTTCCGTTCGCCTATGGCGGCGGCGATGCGTCGGGTCCCAGCCTCGGCACGGTTGCAGTGGAGACACCAGCGGTCGCCGCCGAGCCGGGTTTGCCTGCCGCGCCGCTTGTTCCGAGCGCGGGCACGGCCGGCCTGAGCCTCGCCCCGGTCACCACGCCCGCGACCGCGGGCCTCACCCCTGTCGCCGCGCCGAGCGCCGAACAACGCATCAGCAGGGTCGGGTTCGACGCCTCAGGTCTGATCGTCTACGCATTCGCGGGCGTCGGCATCAAGATGCCGCGGTCCTCGGGTGAGCAGTACAAGGTGGGTCAGAAGGTGCTGCCGTCGCAGGCGCTGCCCGGCGATCTGTTGTTCTACGGTCCCGA includes:
- the aceA gene encoding isocitrate lyase ICL2 gives rise to the protein MAIIETDAAPQTPFDREVAAAQQYFDSPRFDGIIRLYSARQVVEQRGTIATDYTVAREAAEAFYPRLRELFAQKKSITTFGPYSPGQAVAMKRMGIEGIYLGGWATSAKGSTTEDPGPDLASYPLSQVPEEAAGLVRALLTADRNQQYLRVQMTEEQRAATPATDFRPFIIADADTGHGGDPHVRNLIRRFVEAGVPGYHIEDQRPGTKKCGHQGGKVLVPSDEQIKRLNTARFQLDVMRVPGIIVARTDAEAANLIDSRADERDQPFLLGVTNLKIPSYKACYLAMMRRFYDSGLTELNGHLLYALPDGEYAAADAWLERHGIAASVAEAAAAYQDGADHSIDAIFDKVESEFVDAWQVDAGLMTYGEAVADLLEFRESEGEPPDMTVAEWREFAKRAPLYTAREKARELGAAVGWDCELAKTPEGYYQVRGGIPYAIAKSLAAAPFADILWMETKTADLADAREFADAIHAVYPDQMLAYNLSPSFNWDTTGMTDDEMRAFPEELGKMGFVFNFITYGGHQVDGVASEEFATALRQDGMLALARLQRKMRLVESPYRTPQTLVGGPRSDAALTASSGRTATTKAMGKGSTQHQHLVQTEVPKKLLEEWLAMWGEHNQIGEKLRVQLRPTRPGSDVLELGIFGEREGGEDEKLANVIVDPIKDRHGRSILTVRDQNTFAEKLRKKRLMDVIHLWLIHRFKPEIVYYVTPTEDNIYQTDKMKSHGIFSDVYQEVGEIIVADVNQARIDELLAPDREALGRLIRKED
- a CDS encoding DinB family protein, with product MPSTRSFRDRDLSGARFERVDLSGAQFRGVEFTGSRMRGVELVDVEISGEVRNVVVNGVDIAPLVEAELDRRMPQRAMMRPEDSDGFRDAWAILEQLWKATVARAMTLTEAALHQSVDDEWSFIQTLRHLNFATAAWVGRMALGDPSPWHPLDLPWDEAPGWDGIPWDRDAQPSLDEVLTVRRERQAMVRSFLESLTDAALAAAVTRAEPGWPRLTDFPLRQCLLIVLNEEWLHRLYAERDLDALTQQA
- a CDS encoding sensor histidine kinase KdpD, which translates into the protein MQRVLSLRIIVIVAALSVVALVITLGAWVWFGVTNDQYSQLDRRLDSVSSLGDINTLLRSVQNNTDEQPQANGGLVRTVRIGRGTVSVPRDIVLPQFENGYANTTINGVEYRVRTFSAGMASVAVGAPTSETEHRIDELHRRVLLICGGVIIGTVLVGWVMWLIMINPFRVLAQQARAINAQSKPEEVQVRGVQEAVEIAEAVEGMLARIGDEQRRTRAALESARDFAAVASHELRTPLTAMRTNLEVLSTLDLRDEQRKEVVGDIIRTQSRIEATLTALERLAQGELTTVDDFVPVDITELLDRAAHDAMRNYPNLHVSLASSTTVLMVGLPAGLRLVIDNAITNAIKHGGATEIRLSAESSSDGVEIIVDDNGEGVPEEERATVFERFSRGSTAARSGSGLGLALVAQQAELHGGTAALEASPLGGARLVLRLPGPK
- the ripD gene encoding NlpC/P60 family peptidoglycan-binding protein RipD — encoded protein: MKRICAVMLGLALLIATPGIATADATRQQAINIVIQRALSQRGVPFAYGGGDASGPSLGTVAVETPAVAAEPGLPAAPLVPSAGTAGLSLAPVTTPATAGLTPVAAPSAEQRISRVGFDASGLIVYAFAGVGIKMPRSSGEQYKVGQKVLPSQALPGDLLFYGPDGTQSVALFIGNGQMVETTDSGVAVSAVRTTNMTPYLVRIIA